From one Lolium rigidum isolate FL_2022 chromosome 4, APGP_CSIRO_Lrig_0.1, whole genome shotgun sequence genomic stretch:
- the LOC124649740 gene encoding uncharacterized protein LOC124649740 → MALATAAASPATASTSFPSLTPLLQCHLPRSRRKATTFAFARRFRGTNPSPFRSGSKPAAPGPVPVPVLAPGDDLGALEAELWRLRRRVELRFQRLAAEADEAYNDLRSSVRDVGGDRVVLTFRRSSLRFAAAALLWSLALSAAAWALLGLVFRAWRQLWGRNWWGRPEGEPVVTKRDRSLGGKEVVVAKSSPVLPPVSRVQEPAKKVRRREPQARLPEWWPEVGTEVVDLGQEAEKWTRLANRLVRAIIDNRIAGRDYRYDDAIQLRQLCKISGVNVSFDTENARDSFYRATTGFVLDDCSRTAEDMGVAQINGENPRNFLAGLAISIGLDKFRAATLICASVAARTRACLLQCWALEIQGKRTEALDELVKICRIHSVFPPEENSAEMEMVAGGLKKNLEVSERVHLLSLYRSVCTAGNVKTAAEALGLSLRDQ, encoded by the exons ATGGccttagccaccgccgccgcctcgccggcgaCCGCCTCTACATCTTTCCCGTCTCTCACGCCGCTCCTGCAGTGCCACTTACCCCGCAGCCGCCGGAAAGCCACAACCTTTGCCTTCGCCCGGCGCTTCCGCGGCACAAACCCTAGCCCCTTCCGCTCCGGCAGCAAGCCCGCCGCCCCCGGccccgtccccgtccccgtccTCGCCCCCGGAGACGacttgggagccctagaggcagagctctggcgtctccgccgccgcgtaGAGCTGCGCTTCCAGCGCCTCGCCGCGGAGGCCGACGAGGCCTACAATGACCTCCGCTCCTCCGTCCGCGACGTCGGCGGGGACCGCGTGGTCCTGACCTTCCGCCGCTCGTCGCTACGCTTCGCCGCAGCCGCCCTGCTCTGGTCTCTCGCCCTCTCCGCAGCGGCGTGGGCGCTGCTGGGGCTGGTCTTCCGGGCCTGGCGCCAGCTATGGGGGCGGAACTGGTGGGGTCGGCCGGAAGGCGAACCTGTAGTGACGAAAAGGGACCGGAGCTTGGGAGGGAAGGAGGTGGTGGTTGCTAAGTCGTCGCCTGTGCTGCCTCCGGTCAGCCGCGTCCAGGAGCCAGCAAAGAAGGTCAGGAGGAGGGAACCACAGGCAAGGCTCCCAGAATGGTGGCCGGAGGTGGGAACGGAGGTGGTGGACCTGGGGCAGGAAGCCGAGAAGTGGACGAGATTGGCCAATAGATTGGTCCGAG CAATCATTGACAATAGGATTGCGGGGAGGGATTATAGATATGATGATGCAATTCAA CTAAGGCAGTTGTGCAAAATATCAGGTGTTAACGTCTCATTTGACACAGAGAATGCGCGTGATTCTTTCTATAGGGCCACAACAGGCTTTGTTCTTGATGATTGCAGCAG AACAGCAGAAGACATGGGAGTGGCACAAATCAATGGAGAGAATCCAAGAAATTTTCTCGCTGGTCTTGCTATTAGTATTGGGCTGGATAAGTTCCGTGCTGCCACACTTATTTGTGCATCAGTTGCTGCTCGCACTCGAGCATGCCTCTTGCAATGCTGG GCTTTAGAGATTCAGGGAAAAAGAACAGAGGCACTAGATGAGCTTGTGAAGATTTGTAGAATTCATAGTGTATTCCCTCCAGAAGAAAATTCG GCAGAAATGGAAATGGTTGCTGGTGGACTAAAAAAGAACTTGGAAGTTTCAGAGAGGGTTCACCTTCTATCTTTATACAGGAGTGTTTGTACTGCTGGTAATGTCAAAACCGCTGCAGAAGCTCTTGGCCTG AGCTTGCGGGATCAATGA